Proteins encoded within one genomic window of Tolypothrix bouteillei VB521301:
- a CDS encoding alkaline phosphatase, translating into MISWFEKCVRAIALGASRTRLIAWIASCLLLISTVLIEEPAFAAKEAQGNGVNVIIMIGDGMGWEPARAGAIANNAPLYTRGKGRGLNFQKLDGYTYATTYGTTVFDVKSGVFATSNSALDGSNPITGQSNTRSDFSFKPFPFNVGIDVASGTGGATDPSLGNLTGWEVDKGGSNPWTPSQPASCDIEVPLGKSLGSIPNRFTCQSEYIKLSYPDSANTAFTLYTGVKSYNNAMVDIFENPVETILQTARKQGKSTGLLTSVPISHATPGSAEASVNRRTKYDSDFPTLDSIIQQAIRPDFDNNPDRPDLQDTFLPTVLLGGGHPLDHDNTVNTPGQPGYKEPGNCNYVYIKSSTYKELTGKTSLSDTEACQAPASSNRDNRYGYRFLERGPNAAKVLLKTSKEIDPNKGERLLGLYGARGQEGNLPVSGADGDYSVTGLANFARQTSLYFRTNDPYKRGDAPVNDTDRPLLPGETPESFIAREINENPTLADLTQAALNVLGKDRDGFWLMVEGGDIDWGIHDNNIDNIIGTVLDFDKAVGTAIKWIERNGGWQKNVLIVTADHDHYLTLYPNFPSLLRTKGAKEITYGPQTDSASVGHSFGSIPEDKYGWGNHTRRPVPVYYQGKAFKLDKYIGKGYKAYGYDIPGIPGGVDQVHIHKAMYEAITGEEPKDYVSQHN; encoded by the coding sequence ATGATTTCCTGGTTTGAAAAGTGCGTAAGAGCGATCGCCCTTGGCGCAAGCCGTACCCGGCTTATCGCATGGATTGCTAGCTGTCTGCTGTTGATTTCAACAGTTCTAATCGAAGAGCCTGCTTTTGCTGCGAAAGAAGCACAAGGTAACGGTGTTAACGTCATCATTATGATTGGTGATGGAATGGGTTGGGAACCAGCACGGGCAGGAGCCATTGCCAACAATGCACCCTTGTATACTCGTGGAAAAGGTCGTGGATTAAACTTTCAAAAGCTGGATGGATATACCTATGCAACAACCTATGGTACTACAGTTTTTGATGTGAAGAGTGGTGTCTTTGCTACTAGCAACTCAGCATTAGATGGAAGCAATCCTATTACTGGTCAGAGCAATACTCGCTCTGACTTTTCCTTTAAACCTTTTCCTTTTAACGTCGGTATTGATGTCGCAAGTGGGACAGGTGGTGCAACAGACCCCTCCTTAGGTAACCTCACAGGATGGGAAGTTGATAAAGGAGGTTCTAATCCTTGGACACCTTCTCAGCCTGCATCTTGCGATATTGAAGTTCCATTAGGCAAGTCATTAGGTAGCATTCCCAATCGGTTTACTTGTCAGTCAGAATACATTAAGCTTAGCTATCCAGACTCAGCTAACACGGCATTTACCCTTTACACAGGGGTCAAAAGCTACAACAACGCGATGGTGGATATCTTTGAAAATCCTGTAGAAACAATTCTACAAACAGCTAGAAAACAGGGTAAATCAACAGGTTTGCTAACTTCCGTACCCATTAGCCATGCAACACCCGGTTCAGCTGAAGCATCTGTCAATCGCCGTACTAAGTATGATTCTGATTTTCCTACCCTCGATAGCATTATTCAGCAGGCAATACGACCGGATTTTGATAACAATCCAGATCGACCTGACCTACAGGATACTTTCTTACCTACGGTGTTATTAGGTGGCGGTCATCCCCTAGATCATGACAATACTGTTAATACTCCAGGTCAGCCCGGTTATAAAGAGCCTGGAAATTGTAATTACGTCTACATTAAGTCATCAACTTACAAAGAATTAACAGGCAAAACATCTCTGAGTGATACAGAAGCTTGTCAAGCACCTGCTTCATCCAATCGTGATAATCGCTACGGTTATCGTTTTTTAGAACGAGGTCCAAATGCAGCAAAAGTTTTACTCAAGACCTCTAAAGAAATCGATCCCAATAAAGGCGAACGTCTATTGGGGCTTTATGGTGCTAGGGGACAAGAAGGAAATCTCCCAGTAAGCGGTGCCGATGGAGATTACAGTGTTACAGGTCTTGCTAACTTTGCCCGTCAGACTTCTCTCTATTTCCGTACCAACGATCCTTACAAGCGAGGAGATGCACCAGTAAACGATACTGACCGTCCTCTCCTACCTGGTGAAACACCCGAATCTTTTATTGCTCGCGAGATTAATGAAAATCCTACCCTTGCGGACCTAACTCAAGCAGCATTGAATGTTTTGGGTAAAGACCGAGATGGCTTTTGGTTGATGGTAGAAGGTGGTGATATTGACTGGGGAATTCACGACAATAATATCGATAACATTATCGGTACAGTGCTTGACTTTGATAAGGCAGTGGGTACTGCAATCAAGTGGATTGAGCGCAATGGAGGTTGGCAAAAGAATGTATTGATTGTGACAGCAGATCACGACCATTATTTAACCCTTTATCCTAACTTCCCAAGCTTGCTCAGAACCAAGGGTGCAAAAGAAATTACTTATGGACCGCAAACTGACTCCGCTTCTGTTGGTCACAGTTTTGGCTCGATTCCTGAAGACAAATATGGTTGGGGGAATCACACTCGTCGTCCAGTACCAGTTTACTACCAAGGCAAAGCGTTCAAGTTAGATAAATACATTGGTAAGGGTTACAAAGCCTACGGATATGATATTCCTGGCATCCCAGGTGGAGTCGATCAGGTTCATATTCATAAAGCAATGTATGAGGCGATTACGGGTGAGGAACCTAAAGACTACGTAAGTCAGCACAATTAA
- a CDS encoding phycobilisome linker polypeptide, which yields MSRAFKITACVPSQTRIRTQRELQNTYFTKLVPYENWFREQQRIQKMGGKIVKVELATGKQGTNTGLL from the coding sequence ATGTCACGGGCATTTAAAATTACTGCTTGCGTACCTAGCCAAACCCGAATCCGTACTCAGCGCGAACTGCAAAACACCTACTTCACAAAGCTAGTTCCCTACGAAAACTGGTTCCGCGAACAGCAAAGAATTCAAAAAATGGGTGGCAAAATCGTTAAGGTTGAACTCGCTACTGGTAAGCAAGGTACCAATACTGGTTTGCTGTAA
- a CDS encoding sulfate/molybdate ABC transporter ATP-binding protein produces the protein MGIAVQNVTKQYGSFYAVDDVSLEVKTGSLVALLGPSGSGKSTLLRMIAGLEAPDSGHVWLVGEDATYKSVQERQIGFVFQHYALFKHMTVRQNIAFPLEIRKFPKNRIQDRVAELLELVQLGGFGERYPSQLSGGQRQRVALARALAVQPRILLLDEPFGALDAKVRKELRMWLRQLHEEVHVTTVFVTHDQEEAMEVSDQIVVMNKGRVEQMGTPAEIYDHPASPFVMSFIGPVNVLSSNAGILVNKDFATPSSHQVFLRPHDVAIKTSPTEENSVSAKVYRIINLGWEIRVELVLQSGEPVIAYLSREQFDRLDIKEDRQVFIKPKQAKVFPAYATK, from the coding sequence ATGGGAATTGCAGTTCAAAATGTAACTAAACAGTACGGCTCTTTCTATGCTGTAGACGATGTCAGTTTGGAGGTTAAAACAGGATCTTTAGTGGCTCTGTTAGGTCCATCTGGATCTGGGAAATCTACTTTACTGCGAATGATCGCCGGATTGGAAGCACCAGATTCCGGTCATGTTTGGTTGGTGGGAGAAGATGCCACTTATAAATCAGTACAAGAACGTCAGATAGGATTTGTCTTTCAACACTACGCCTTATTTAAGCACATGACGGTGCGCCAGAACATCGCCTTTCCACTCGAAATTCGCAAGTTTCCTAAAAATAGGATTCAGGATAGAGTGGCAGAGCTTTTGGAATTAGTTCAATTAGGGGGTTTTGGGGAACGCTATCCTTCACAACTTTCCGGAGGTCAACGTCAGAGAGTAGCGCTAGCAAGAGCATTGGCAGTGCAGCCAAGAATATTGCTTTTAGATGAACCATTTGGGGCGTTAGATGCAAAAGTCCGTAAGGAATTAAGAATGTGGTTGAGACAACTTCATGAAGAGGTTCACGTGACAACCGTATTTGTGACTCACGACCAAGAGGAAGCGATGGAAGTTTCCGATCAAATCGTAGTTATGAATAAAGGTCGGGTAGAGCAAATGGGTACGCCTGCTGAAATTTACGACCATCCTGCTTCACCTTTTGTCATGAGCTTTATTGGTCCGGTTAATGTTCTTTCCAGTAACGCTGGTATTTTGGTCAATAAAGATTTTGCTACTCCGTCAAGCCATCAAGTCTTTTTACGTCCCCATGATGTTGCTATTAAAACTAGTCCTACTGAAGAAAATTCTGTATCGGCTAAGGTCTACCGGATTATTAACTTAGGTTGGGAAATTCGGGTGGAGTTAGTTCTTCAGTCTGGAGAACCAGTCATTGCTTATTTATCTCGCGAACAGTTCGATCGGCTCGATATAAAAGAAGATCGGCAGGTGTTTATTAAACCCAAGCAGGCAAAAGTCTTCCCGGCTTATGCTACTAAGTAG
- the cysW gene encoding sulfate ABC transporter permease subunit CysW: MTQDEFPQPHFHSTTSESSTSKQVKPKSFAPAILIAIAVGYLALIIYVPALNVFVQAFKSGVGTFFSNLTRPEFTHAAWLTIALAVISVPVNTVFGLCAAWAIARHRFPGRAFVLSLIDLPFSISPVVAGLMIVLLYGRNGWFGQILESNDIKVVFAFPGMVLATAFVSLPFVAREVIPVLEELGSDQEEAARTLGAKDWQIFWRVTLPNIRWGLLYGLLLTNARAMGEFGAVSVVSGNIAKKTQSLPLYVEDAYKQYETEAAFSAAVLLALLAVVTLVVKEILERKTGIKHSSKH, encoded by the coding sequence ATGACGCAAGATGAATTTCCACAGCCTCACTTTCACTCAACAACAAGCGAATCGAGCACTTCAAAGCAGGTCAAACCAAAAAGTTTTGCTCCTGCTATATTGATTGCGATCGCTGTTGGTTATCTAGCTTTAATCATCTATGTCCCCGCACTCAACGTTTTTGTCCAAGCTTTTAAAAGCGGTGTGGGAACGTTTTTCTCTAACCTCACGCGTCCGGAGTTTACTCATGCCGCTTGGTTGACGATCGCTCTAGCCGTCATTTCCGTACCTGTGAATACCGTATTTGGTTTGTGTGCTGCTTGGGCGATCGCACGCCATAGATTTCCCGGTCGCGCTTTCGTTCTCAGCCTGATTGACCTACCCTTTTCTATTTCACCTGTAGTTGCGGGATTAATGATAGTGCTGCTGTACGGGCGAAATGGGTGGTTTGGTCAGATTTTAGAAAGCAACGATATCAAAGTTGTTTTTGCCTTTCCTGGTATGGTACTCGCCACAGCCTTTGTGAGTTTACCCTTTGTCGCAAGAGAAGTGATTCCCGTTTTAGAAGAGTTGGGTAGCGATCAAGAAGAAGCTGCTAGAACACTTGGTGCCAAAGATTGGCAGATATTTTGGCGTGTTACCCTACCAAACATCCGTTGGGGTTTACTTTACGGCTTACTTTTGACAAATGCGCGAGCAATGGGTGAATTTGGTGCTGTTTCGGTAGTCTCCGGTAACATTGCTAAAAAAACGCAAAGCTTACCTCTCTATGTAGAAGATGCTTACAAACAATATGAAACTGAAGCAGCTTTTTCAGCCGCCGTGTTGTTAGCCTTGCTAGCAGTCGTGACCTTAGTCGTGAAGGAGATTTTAGAACGGAAAACGGGTATCAAACATAGCTCAAAACATTAA
- the apcA gene encoding allophycocyanin subunit alpha, translating into MSIVTKSIVNADAEARYLSPGELDRIKSFVSTGDRRLRIAQVLTDNRERIVKQAGDQLFQKRPDVVSPGGNAYGQEMTATCLRDLDYYLRLVTYGVVAGDVTPIEEIGVVGVREMYKSLGTPIEAVSEGIRGLKNVAATLLSSEDAAEASAYFDYLAGALQ; encoded by the coding sequence ATGAGTATTGTCACGAAGTCCATCGTGAATGCTGATGCAGAAGCTCGTTATCTCAGCCCAGGTGAACTGGATCGGATCAAGAGCTTTGTTAGCACTGGCGATCGCCGTCTTCGCATCGCTCAAGTGTTGACAGACAATCGCGAGCGCATCGTTAAGCAAGCTGGCGATCAGTTGTTCCAAAAGCGCCCTGATGTTGTTTCTCCTGGTGGCAATGCTTACGGTCAAGAAATGACCGCAACCTGCTTGCGCGACCTAGATTACTACCTCCGTCTAGTTACCTACGGTGTTGTAGCTGGTGATGTAACACCTATCGAAGAAATTGGTGTTGTAGGCGTCCGTGAAATGTACAAGTCTCTCGGCACTCCTATCGAAGCTGTTTCCGAAGGTATCCGTGGTCTGAAGAACGTTGCTGCTACTTTGTTGTCTTCTGAAGATGCAGCAGAAGCTAGCGCTTACTTCGATTACCTAGCTGGCGCTTTGCAGTAG
- the apcB gene encoding allophycocyanin subunit beta, producing the protein MAQDAITSVINTADVQGKYLDTAALEKLRAYFGTGELRVRAATTIAANASAIIKEAVAKSLLYSDITRPGGNMYTTRRYAACIRDLDYYLRYATYAMLAGDPSILDERVLNGLKETYNSLGVPVGATVQAIQAIKEVTASLVGPDAGKEMGVYLDYISSGLS; encoded by the coding sequence ATGGCTCAAGACGCAATTACCTCTGTCATTAATACTGCAGACGTTCAAGGTAAGTATTTGGACACCGCTGCTTTAGAAAAACTCAGAGCTTATTTTGGAACTGGCGAACTGCGCGTGCGTGCAGCTACCACAATTGCTGCTAACGCATCTGCAATCATCAAAGAAGCTGTAGCTAAGTCCCTGTTGTACTCTGATATCACCCGTCCTGGTGGTAACATGTACACCACACGTCGCTATGCTGCTTGTATCCGCGACTTGGATTACTACCTCCGCTACGCTACCTACGCTATGTTGGCTGGCGACCCATCTATCCTAGATGAGCGCGTACTCAACGGTTTGAAAGAAACCTACAACTCCTTAGGAGTACCCGTTGGCGCTACCGTACAAGCTATCCAAGCTATCAAGGAAGTCACTGCTAGCTTGGTAGGTCCTGATGCTGGTAAGGAAATGGGCGTTTACTTAGACTACATTTCCTCTGGCTTAAGCTAG
- a CDS encoding Crp/Fnr family transcriptional regulator: protein MSISSHFPNSSSQTTRHSFKTRSSLPLKENSLWKIETGVVRVITWHEDGTLVTLGIWGPGDIVSQAFSKVDPYQIECLTKVEAIALPLDGWFPLTQVLLAHIQQAEELMIIRSHKTVEIMVVKLLTWLAKKFGREVASGNLIDLRLTHQDIADMLNSTRVTITRILTQLEEQGLIHRLPLHRIVLKEEELWHYEI from the coding sequence ATGTCTATTTCATCACATTTTCCAAATTCATCCAGTCAAACCACCAGACACAGCTTTAAGACCCGCTCCTCGCTACCTCTCAAAGAGAATAGTTTGTGGAAAATTGAAACAGGAGTGGTCAGGGTTATCACTTGGCATGAAGACGGTACACTTGTCACCTTAGGAATTTGGGGACCGGGAGATATTGTCAGCCAAGCTTTTTCTAAAGTCGATCCCTATCAAATTGAATGTTTGACTAAAGTTGAAGCGATCGCGTTACCTCTAGATGGGTGGTTCCCACTGACACAGGTATTGCTTGCTCACATTCAACAAGCAGAAGAATTGATGATAATTCGCAGTCATAAAACAGTGGAAATTATGGTTGTTAAGTTGCTGACTTGGTTGGCTAAAAAGTTTGGTCGTGAAGTAGCATCGGGAAATCTTATTGATTTGCGGCTCACGCACCAGGACATTGCGGATATGCTCAATTCAACTCGCGTAACGATTACTCGTATCCTTACCCAGTTGGAAGAACAGGGTTTGATTCACCGTCTTCCCCTACACAGAATTGTCTTGAAAGAAGAAGAACTTTGGCACTATGAAATCTAG
- a CDS encoding NIL domain-containing protein, translating to MVAENQLTHKRIRLRIPREFHQEPVISRLVSNYGLTVNITAAMLGSNGIGDGWFDLDLQGSSEQIESALIYINDLDLEIWHDINTGEL from the coding sequence ATGGTTGCAGAAAATCAGCTGACACACAAACGAATTCGACTGAGAATACCTAGAGAATTTCATCAGGAACCCGTCATTTCTCGCTTGGTATCCAACTACGGTTTAACAGTGAATATCACTGCCGCAATGCTCGGATCTAATGGTATTGGTGATGGTTGGTTTGACTTAGATTTACAAGGAAGTAGCGAACAAATCGAGAGTGCTTTAATCTACATCAACGATTTAGATTTGGAAATTTGGCACGACATCAATACAGGGGAATTATGA
- a CDS encoding cation diffusion facilitator family transporter encodes MLSIKQHLNGLEIDNNRFCSCDIRGHLETNKDRQNSWQLWLVLVSLVSFLPAEIALGQWSHSLSLQADAGHLFSDISAFSLTLLANWLAQRPAAGHATFGHRRFEILAALINGFGLLAIASFIAWEAIERFQNPEPIVSLPLLLGAGLGLIINGLNLTLLHKHNLNDLNIRAAFLHIVADAISSLGILITAFIICWLKLLWIDPVISLLIAGFVGFSSIPVIQSSLEVLLEYAPRSINPRDVEVGLRSFPEVHSVEMLRIWVSGSGQIALCAHIQVELLDIQQRDRLQWKLQDYLIQTFGIYESTLQLYGCNIANLVPLHPLLKRSLISYIHEQPETKKSRFLSY; translated from the coding sequence ATGCTTTCCATTAAGCAACACTTGAATGGTTTAGAAATTGATAATAATCGCTTCTGTTCTTGCGACATTCGAGGGCATTTAGAAACAAACAAAGATCGACAAAATAGTTGGCAATTGTGGTTAGTACTGGTATCACTGGTTAGTTTTCTGCCAGCAGAAATAGCTCTCGGGCAGTGGAGCCACAGCCTTTCGCTGCAAGCAGATGCCGGACATTTGTTTTCTGACATAAGTGCATTCAGTTTAACACTGTTGGCGAACTGGTTGGCTCAAAGACCCGCCGCAGGTCATGCTACTTTTGGACATCGGCGGTTTGAAATTCTGGCAGCTTTGATAAATGGTTTTGGATTGTTAGCAATCGCTAGTTTTATCGCCTGGGAAGCGATTGAACGATTCCAGAATCCAGAACCTATTGTAAGTTTGCCTTTGTTATTGGGTGCAGGTTTAGGATTAATTATCAACGGTTTGAATTTGACACTGCTGCACAAGCATAACCTGAATGATTTAAATATCCGAGCAGCATTCTTGCATATTGTTGCTGATGCAATAAGTTCGTTAGGAATTCTAATCACTGCATTTATTATTTGCTGGCTAAAATTGTTGTGGATCGATCCAGTGATTAGCTTATTGATTGCTGGTTTTGTCGGTTTCAGTTCGATTCCTGTCATTCAAAGCAGTTTAGAAGTTCTGCTGGAGTATGCCCCTCGTTCTATCAATCCTAGAGATGTTGAAGTAGGATTGCGATCGTTTCCAGAGGTGCATAGTGTTGAGATGTTACGGATTTGGGTAAGTGGATCTGGTCAGATAGCTTTATGCGCTCATATCCAAGTTGAACTATTAGATATTCAACAACGCGATCGCTTGCAATGGAAGTTACAAGACTATTTAATTCAAACATTCGGTATTTACGAATCAACTCTACAATTATACGGGTGTAATATTGCAAATTTAGTTCCCTTACATCCTTTGTTAAAACGTAGTTTAATTTCGTACATTCACGAGCAGCCAGAAACCAAAAAAAGTCGATTCTTGAGCTATTAA
- the cysT gene encoding sulfate ABC transporter permease subunit CysT yields MSISSPPSTSSTRRTVRQQPPIWKRYLQHLYNLPWTWRITIAYLSVMLFLPVLAMFAKASTEPPARFWEIATSPIALATYEVTFVTSLFAGLINGVFGTLIAWVFVRYDFPLKRLLDATIDLPFALPTAVAGLTLTTVYSENGWIGSLLVPLGIKVSFTRLGVGIAMIFISLPFIVRTVQPVLLEMEKEIEEAAWSLGASQLQTFLKVILPPLFPSILTGVALGFSRAVGEYGSTVIIASNTPFKDLIAPVLIFQRLEQYDYSGATVIGMVLLIISLVMLLGINLIQAWGRRYDAR; encoded by the coding sequence ATGTCTATTTCATCTCCTCCATCAACTTCTTCTACTAGGAGAACTGTTCGCCAACAGCCTCCCATTTGGAAAAGGTATCTACAGCATCTCTACAACTTGCCTTGGACTTGGCGAATTACCATTGCCTATTTAAGTGTGATGTTGTTTCTACCAGTCCTTGCAATGTTTGCAAAAGCAAGTACTGAACCTCCAGCCCGATTTTGGGAAATTGCGACCAGTCCTATTGCTTTGGCCACTTACGAAGTAACTTTTGTTACCTCATTGTTTGCTGGGCTCATCAATGGGGTTTTTGGAACTCTCATTGCTTGGGTCTTTGTTCGATACGATTTCCCTTTGAAACGCTTGCTTGATGCCACTATAGATTTACCTTTTGCATTGCCAACAGCAGTGGCTGGTTTAACTTTAACGACAGTCTACAGTGAGAATGGTTGGATTGGTTCGTTACTCGTACCTTTAGGAATCAAGGTATCCTTTACTCGTCTGGGTGTAGGGATAGCCATGATATTCATCTCCCTTCCCTTTATTGTGAGAACAGTGCAGCCCGTACTGCTCGAAATGGAGAAGGAAATTGAAGAAGCTGCTTGGAGTTTGGGTGCTTCTCAATTACAGACTTTTTTGAAGGTGATTCTACCTCCGTTATTTCCCTCTATTTTGACGGGCGTTGCATTAGGTTTCTCCCGCGCTGTTGGGGAATATGGTTCAACTGTCATTATTGCTTCTAACACTCCTTTTAAGGATTTGATTGCGCCCGTGCTCATTTTCCAACGATTGGAGCAGTATGACTATTCGGGTGCAACAGTTATCGGCATGGTGTTATTAATCATCTCTTTGGTGATGTTGCTGGGAATTAATCTTATACAAGCTTGGGGAAGAAGATATGACGCAAGATGA